Within the Zea mays cultivar B73 chromosome 10, Zm-B73-REFERENCE-NAM-5.0, whole genome shotgun sequence genome, the region cggagtttcgtcgtcttccgggtcttagcccgagtccgagccctggggtcgggcggagcggagtttcgtcgtcttccgggtcttagcccgagtccgagccctggggtcgggcggagcggagttcgccgtcttccgggtcttagcccgagtccgagccctggggtcgggcggagcggagttcgccgtcttccgggtcttagcccgagtccgagccctggggtcgggcggagcggagttcgccgtcttccgggtcttagcccgagtccgagccctggggtcgggcggggcggagttcgccgtggtgcctttggcaaggcctgactgcctgtcagactcactctgtcgagtggcactgcagttagagtggcgcaggcggcgctgtccttctgtcagactggccagtggagcggtggagtgacggcggtcacttcggctctgccgggggcgcgtgtcaggatgaaggtgtcaggccacctttgcgttaaatgcccctgcaatttggtcagtcggtgtggcgatttagtcaaggttgcttctgagcgaagccaaggcctcgggtgagccggtgatgtgtccgccataaaaagggggcctcgggcgagacggaagtctctcgaggtcggctgcccttagccgaggctaggctcgggtgaagcgtgatcgagtcactcgtgtggactgatccctgacttaatcgtacccatcaggcctttgcagctttatgctgatgggggttaccagctgagaattaggcgtcttgagggtacccctaattatggtccccgacaggtggtgcaccggacaggtcctgtagactgtccggtgcgcctcctgcgcgtgctctgactctggcgcacactataacgcatttaatgcggttgcagtcgaccgttggcgcgaagtagccgttgctccgctggcacaccggacagtccggtgaattatagcggagcggcctcccattttcctgaaggtggcaagttcagcttcgagttccctggtgcaccggacagtccggtgcgccagatcagggtgcctttgggttgtcttttgctctatttgtttgaaccttttcttggtctttttattggcttattgtgaacctttggcacctgtaaaacttatagactagagcaaactagttagtccaattatttgtgttgggcaattcaaccaccaaaattaatttagggaaaggtgtaagcctatttccctttcaatctcccctttttggtgattgatgccaacacaaaccaaagcaaatatagaagtgcataattgcactagtttgtataatgtaagcgcaaatgttgcttggaatgaaaccaataaatatttctactagatatgcatggatagcTTTCTTTTCATATCaagattttggaccacgcttgcaccacttgttttgttttgcaaattcttttgtaaattcttttcaaagtcttttgcaaatagtcaaaggtaaatgaataagataagcattttcaagatttgaatttttctccccctgtttcaaatgttttttctttgactaaacaaaactccacctcaataaaatcctcctcttagtgttcaagagggttttagatgctagtttttgaagaggggaacccaatttgaaattctattaaaactaagataccaattgaaaaattcattatttcaaaaccttttcttaactcaaattttgaaaattggtggtggtgcggtccttttgctttggggtaatactttctccccctttggcatgaatcaccaaaaacggatacttgagtgaaatatgagcccttataactactttctccctctttggcaaacaataatatgagtgaagattataccaaagacggagagtggtgcggagcgacggcgaaggatgagtcatttcgatggagtggagtggaagcttgtcttcgccgaagactctaattccctttcaatctatgacttggtttgaaatacacttgaaaacacattagtcatagcatataaaagagacatgatcaaaggtatattaatgagctatgtgtgcaaaacatcaaaagaaattccgagaatcaagaatatttagctcatgcctaagtttgttgaaagtttgttcatctaatgacttggtaaagatatcggctaattgttccttggtgttaatatatgcaatctcgatatctcccttttgttggtgatcccttagaaaatgataccgaatggctatgtgtttagtgcggctatgctcaacgggattatccgccatgcggattgcactctcattatcacatagaagaggaactttggttaatttgtaaccatagtccctaagggtttgcctcatccaaagcaattgcgcgcaacaatggcctgcagcaatatactcggcttcggcggtagaaagagctacgaaattttgcttctttgaagcccaagacaccagagaccttcccaagaactggcaagtccccgatgtgctctttctattaattttacaccccgcccaatcggcatccgaataaccaattaaatcaaatgtggatccccgagggtaccaaagcccaaacttaggagtataaactaaatatctcaagattcgtttcacggccgtaaggtgagcttccttagggtcggcttggaatcttgcacacatgcatacggaaagtataatgtctggtcgagatgcacataaatagtgtaaagaacctatcatcgaccggtaataccttttgatctacggatttacctcccgtgtcgaggtcgagatgtccattggttcccatgggtgtcttgatgggcttggcatccttcatcccaaacttgtttagaatgtcttgaatatacttcgtttggctaatgaaggtgccctcttggagttgcttcacttgaaatcccaagaagtacttcaactcccccatcatcgacatctcgaatttctgtgtcatgatcctactaaattcctcacatgtagattcgttagtagacccaaatataatatcatcaacataaatttggcatacaaacaaatcattgtccggtgtgccaccagtgcACTAGCTGACTGCCCTCTTCTCGGTTTTCTTCGTTATTTCCTTGGGCTTTTttattcttgagtcttggacttctacatatcttttatgtcttcttttgagatgttgcatcctcagagccttaGTCCAATAATCTTCGCATCATGTGAACTATAAATACAAACACATTAGACtacaaggttatgttgatcatcaaacaccaaaatcacttagacAAATggtccggggtccattttccttacaatctaccCCTTTTTggagattgatgacaacacaaccaaagcaagcaaatataacaaacattttgaTAAAAATATGTAATCTATTTGTTAGGATGCATGAATGTCCCCAAAAGGTGAGATTAtgtacttaagcctccccctaactccataatccacctacttcctattttagaccaaagatacTTGTAGAACCAAAACCACATGCAAGATCAAGATCTTAATTTTTTTGAAATTGGGTGGTGTTTAGTGTTTGATATATTTTGAATTGCTTTGGTAcctaaaacttctccccctttggattcaaacaccgaaaaggaagacattaaaagcatatagcaAGCAATTAAAACTTTCCATCTAACAGAGTTATCACTCGTAGctctaaaagattactcccccctaAATGAttgttctccccctttgtcatagacAAAGATATACTCTCCCTGTCAAAGATCCTCTATTTAGAAAAAGCACGTGAGAAAGAGAGGGACAATGtatgatttgattagactaactttTTCTATGCACAGGTAAAAGATATAAGATTTGTCTATTCTATTTCTTCATGTACAAATTGaattttaaattcatataatgattgttctccccctttgtcatagacAAAGATATACTCTCCCTGTCAAAGATCCTCTATTTAGAAAAAGCACGTGAGAAAGAGAGGGACAATGtatgatttgattagactaactttTTCTATGCACAGGTAAAAGATATAAGATTTGTCTATTCTATTTCTTCATGTACAAATTGAATTTTAAATTCATATTTTCTAAAGTGATGGAGGATATGTTAGAAAAAATATGTTAAGATTTTTCATCATTTAAAATATTTAGTTTTGTATGGTtaaaattattatcttattaGATCATAACCTATCAAatcaaaataattataaaaaaaTCATAATACATATTTCTAGGCTAAATTATGCTATTGACTACTAACCAACAAGTTTTTAATTGAAAACTTAATTTATACATAAAGAAATGAAAAATTATAAATTTTATTAAGGGTAAATTAAACCAAATCAAAGGAGtggggagtaaaataaactaaaaATACTTTGGGGATGTAGTTTGGACTTTTTTCCTTAGATTTATGCTAAATTAAACATTTTAATCATCAAACATATATAGTTTAATAACATGTGAAACTATATATTATAAAAGCATTTCTCATTGAACTCAAAAACATACATCTTATATCATCGATAGGCAAAAAAACACAAATGTTTATCTCAGAATAAACctaatataataaaatatgtaaaCAAAAATAGAGAAAGTACATAAATTAGAAAAAAAATACTCAGCCATTAATTAAACCAAGATCATTAATGAACCGCTACGTGGGTAGTCGGCTACATCTAGCAAATTTACGTGGAGAGATGTAGTATAAACCTAAAATTTGCACACACACTGCATTCACAGGAGCAAGAAAGAAATCATCGTCACCGGAATGTCCCGACAGTTCTCAGGTTTACGAATCAAAACACTAGAACAGTACCGCGACAGCACAATCCACCGTGCCAAAGTGAAAAGCAAATGAAGACAGGTACACTACAGATTACATGgcgtgaaaagaagaaaaaaaaagtcaTCTGATTCTGTCCTCCTCTCGAGTGAGAATGCACAAGGCGATAAAGGGCCTGGGTGGCCATATGACCAGACACTGGAAGAGGGGAGCAGTTGGTACAGAGATGATGATGAATCCCGGCCATGTTGCTCCAGGATAAGGGCACAAACCAGTGTGGCTTTTCCCGATTCTGCAAAAGGGAGACGATTCAAGAACTTACCACTGTTGCCCTGGTCCCAGGCATGCTGGTCCACGTTGACAGAAATTAGCACTATGAGTAGCCACAATCAATGTACTGAGGAACGAATAAAAAGGAGAGCTACAGATTTGGCAGCAGAAAGGTGGTTCAAACATCAGCTTCAAGCACTATCCACTTAAAATTCTAGTACTATCCAGTTTGATCTTTTTGGCAAACAGGCTTGGTTTATTATTAAACACAAAGCAGAACCTTTTTCATGCAGTATTTGAGATATTGTCTATAATGACATATGATCTAAATGGGTGTATAGCTGTTGCATCTGAATGGAACATTTATTCTGGTATAATGAGCAGCAAGGGCCTAGAGATACTAGTTCACGTGTTGTGGAGCATGCATTAGAATTAGAAAGATGCAGTATTGTATTCAACAGAGTTACTAAGTGCAAAACAAAAAGATTAAGTTCAAACAGCAATGGACTAGCAGAAGAGCAAACAAATTGATAAGCAGGCATACAATATTTCCAGATGAAAAGAAGATGGATATATGAGAAGTATCACCTCGTAGGAAGGGAAGATACCAAGGTAATTGCAGCTAGCTCTATAATATTTGAACAAAATTTGGTGCATCATCCCTCACTCCAGCAGTTGTACGGTAAACATATAACTTATCCACTTTAGAGAGGTTACCATGGTTCTCCATTTCACTACTTCCATCTAGTTCGTTCATGATCTCCACATTGAGCATCGGCATCTTCGATGCAAGGACTTGGCACCCCTTTAATGTGACATTGCATGATGACATCCAAAGGGATCGCATTGTGTCATATTTGGCAACATTTCCCAAGAGTGCAAAATCACCAAATGGACTGTCTCTAATCTCAAGCTTCCTCAGATTCTTGCATCCGTTCATCACATCCATCATCCCCTTATCACCATCTCCAGCAAAAGCTATAGAAAGCATCTCAAGGTATTTCGCATACATTCTGATATACATGAAAACCCTGTCTGTGAGAAGGCCTGACATTGACAGTCGTCTTAGACCTTTGCAGTCACGGACAATTGCACCAAAGCCTTCATCTAACGGCTGGCCTGTCATGGCATCCGGCTTCTTTGGCTCAAGGATACAGAGTCTAAATCTGATGAaacttgggcaattcttggctacAGTAGTTAGTGCTTCATTGGTCATCTGGTGACAAAAATACAGCAAAGAGCTCAGTTTTGGGCAGCCTGATGATATTGCAACAAGTCCCTCCTCTGTCACCGTAAAAGCACCAGCAACATTAAATTCTGATGGAAACACCCTGAGTTCTTGTAGATCCTTGCAACTAGAGGCCACCACCTGCAAACCCTTGTCTGAAATGCAGTCCAGTACCTGTGGAGGCTCAAAATCATTTACTTGGTTTTCTCTCAACGTACAAAAATGACAAGCCCAAAGCAAAGAGAAGAGAACTCACCCAAAGACGCTGGAGTTTCACACAGCGGCTGATCATTTTAGTCAGATCAGAATAATCCAGTGTGGGAGTATAGCTCAAGTTTAGGCCAGTTAGTTGATGACAGAGTGGATAGATAAACGGAACAAAGATAGGAGAAGCATCCCAAAATCCAGACAAATTCCTCAGCCTTTTGCATTTCTCCAGAGCACTAGTAAGTCTGACAAAGGACTCAGCTTGGAACTCATCTGTCAAATTACCTGTCCCCAAGTCTTCCAAATTTGGGGTTCGCTCTAGTATCTTCGAGAGTGTGTCAACTGAAACAGAGCGATTCAACCTCAAACTGCGTAGGTTTGGAGACTTAGCGACAAGTCTCTCCAATGCACCAGAATTCACTTCCCCTTTGATGCAAGCGAAATTCAAGGAAACCAATGAGGTGCAGGAATCAGGGAAGGAAAGCCATCTGGGCCCACGGTCCTCCACGTCATTTTCCTGCAAATCTAACTCCCTCAGGAGCCTAGATAACAGATAAAAGGAAGAGAACAAAGTCAACAAATTAACTATAAAATACCATGTAACAAGAAAAATTTGATGCATTCAGTTAAAAGCATCCAACAACTGCTGAATACTAATGATAATGATTTGTTAAACAACTGCAAGAGAATTTGCATCTAGTCCTAGAAAACAATCACAAGCAGTACAACCACAACTAGTTAATTATATGCAATATGGCCAAAACTGTATGGATTCATCACACTGAATAAAAAATATAGATGTCATGCAGAAAAAAAGTGCTAAAATATCTAAAGAGCAAGCAAGAACAGACAATCAAACGGCACTTGAATTGAAAGGTTCATCACAGGTCCAGCTCATTAAGGGAACATGAGCAGAACAATGCAAGACTTGAACAGCTATAAAATGAAGGATAAAATATGGAAGATAAGCTAAAAAACTAACAAGCAATGGCACCTAAGTGATAAGCATCAGAAGAAATAAAAGAAAGAACAAAAGTATGCTGTTCTGGATCCCAATATCAAAAGGCAATTGCATAAAACACTGGTAAGGAAGTAAAATGTGACGCTATTAAGGAACCAAAATCTTCAAGGCAATTGTCATTTGCAATAGCTGCTTATATCAAAAGGTAATTGCATACAACACAGCCAAGGAAATAAAATTTGATTATTTTTTAGAAAAAAGTGTAAAGTTTGATGCTCTCAGCTGAAATTTTCAAGCCAGTCATTTGCAATGACTTGAATAGCTGCTTAAAGACTAATTAGTGACATCAACAGGTCACTAAAGATTACAATGCCAGATCAGGAAAGGAAAAAAATGATGCACTTAACAAAAGTGGAATATAGAAAACTCAAATGAGGTACTAGCATTTGGCTAACTGGGATGTAAAACTCACTTGCAGTGATTGGCAATGGCAGCTAGACCATCCGTGCTAAACCCCTCGCAGCTGATAAGGACGAGG harbors:
- the LOC100216731 gene encoding protein AUXIN SIGNALING F-BOX 3 isoform X1; protein product: MTYFPGEVVEHIFSFLPSHSDRNTVSLVCKLWYDVERLSRRGVFVGNCYAVLPERVVLRFPNVKALTVKGKPHFADFNLVPPDWGGYAGPWIEATARSCLSLEELRMKRMVISDENLELLARTFPKFKVLVLISCEGFSTDGLAAIANHCKLLRELDLQENDVEDRGPRWLSFPDSCTSLVSLNFACIKGEVNSGALERLVAKSPNLRSLRLNRSVSVDTLSKILERTPNLEDLGTGNLTDEFQAESFVRLTSALEKCKRLRNLSGFWDASPIFVPFIYPLCHQLTGLNLSYTPTLDYSDLTKMISRCVKLQRLWVLDCISDKGLQVVASSCKDLQELRVFPSEFNVAGAFTVTEEGLVAISSGCPKLSSLLYFCHQMTNEALTTVAKNCPSFIRFRLCILEPKKPDAMTGQPLDEGFGAIVRDCKGLRRLSMSGLLTDRVFMYIRMYAKYLEMLSIAFAGDGDKGMMDVMNGCKNLRKLEIRDSPFGDFALLGNVAKYDTMRSLWMSSCNVTLKGCQVLASKMPMLNVEIMNELDGSSEMENHGNLSKVDKLYVYRTTAGVRDDAPNFVQIL